A single genomic interval of Natronolimnobius sp. AArcel1 harbors:
- a CDS encoding ketopantoate reductase family protein: MDIVVFGAGSLGSLLGGLLAREHEVTLVARPAQARTLRDGGLWLTGEFDDHVTPAVTTDITGLSADLAIVAVKAFDTPSAAAELATGSFDAVLSVQNGMGNETLLADRLECPVLAGTVSYGALLEEPGVVACTGRGTVVLGARSGGRTPIVQRVGTAFKAAGLETTVATDMPRRLWEKLAVNAGINPITALTETTNATILEEPAADLARAAARETARVARENGVSLPDQTAVDALERVAGETAANTSSMAQDVRAGRRTEIDAINGYVVEQAPDSVAVPANWQLAALVRTWEAGAGIR, translated from the coding sequence ATGGATATCGTCGTGTTCGGTGCTGGCAGCCTTGGGAGTCTCCTCGGTGGACTGCTCGCCCGGGAGCACGAGGTCACACTCGTTGCTCGCCCGGCACAGGCCCGGACGCTCCGCGATGGCGGCCTTTGGCTCACGGGGGAGTTCGATGATCACGTCACCCCTGCGGTGACGACCGACATCACCGGACTCTCGGCTGACCTCGCGATTGTCGCCGTCAAGGCCTTCGATACCCCGTCTGCCGCCGCCGAACTGGCGACCGGCTCGTTCGATGCCGTTCTCTCGGTTCAGAACGGAATGGGGAACGAAACCCTCCTTGCAGACCGCCTCGAGTGCCCCGTTCTCGCCGGAACTGTCTCCTATGGCGCACTCCTCGAGGAGCCAGGTGTCGTGGCGTGTACTGGCCGAGGAACTGTCGTCCTCGGGGCGCGATCTGGCGGTCGAACACCCATTGTCCAGCGGGTCGGCACAGCGTTCAAGGCGGCTGGACTCGAGACGACGGTCGCGACCGACATGCCGCGTCGGCTCTGGGAGAAACTCGCAGTTAATGCGGGGATTAACCCGATTACGGCGTTGACCGAAACGACAAATGCGACCATTCTCGAGGAGCCAGCGGCCGACCTCGCTCGAGCGGCAGCGCGCGAGACGGCCCGTGTCGCCCGCGAAAATGGCGTGTCACTCCCAGATCAAACGGCCGTCGACGCGCTCGAGCGGGTTGCCGGCGAGACGGCTGCAAACACGTCGTCGATGGCCCAAGACGTTCGTGCCGGTCGGCGGACTGAAATTGACGCGATAAACGGATACGTCGTTGAGCAGGCACCCGACTCGGTTGCCGTCCCAGCGAATTGGCAGTTAGCGGCGCTCGTACGAACCTGGGAAGCTGGTGCTGGCATCCGCTGA
- a CDS encoding rubredoxin-like domain-containing protein yields MTQEIDSKSANKEETELPIGEPTEPDERPHHFWRCSNCGETGRLSDELPATCPNCGSPKEELYYREED; encoded by the coding sequence ATGACTCAAGAAATAGATAGCAAATCCGCAAACAAAGAGGAGACAGAACTGCCAATCGGGGAGCCAACAGAGCCAGACGAGCGACCGCATCACTTCTGGCGCTGTTCGAACTGCGGCGAAACGGGCCGTCTGTCGGATGAATTACCCGCTACGTGTCCGAACTGCGGTAGCCCAAAAGAGGAGTTGTACTATCGAGAAGAGGACTGA